The Salicibibacter halophilus DNA window TTTCCCGCGGAACATCATATTGTTCGCATAACTCCGGCACCCGCTCGGTCAACTCCCCGATGAATTCAATTCCCGTAAAGCCGGCTCCGGCAACGACAAAGGTAAGGTCTTCTTCTTCCGGATTTTCTTGATTTCGGTGTTTCGCAAATTGAAATTCAATTTTATCTTTCAGTTCTCGGGCGCCATCCAAAGTCCATTTGTGATAGGAATGCTCGTACACCCCTTCGACACCAAATGTTTCCGCAATTGACCCGACAGCTATGACAAGGTAATCATAGGAAAGGTCCTCCCCGTTTTTAAGAACGACTTGCTTCTCTTCTGTTTTCACTTGTTCTACGGTATCCTTAACAATGTTGACCTTTCCCGGATTCAACACTTTCCGGATTTCTACCCGCGCATTATCATGGTGCAAGGTCCCTGCCGCAGGCTCATGCAGCCATGTAGTTTGATAATGGTAATCATGCTTATTCACCAGGGTAATGTTCGCCCGATCTGTCCCCAGTTTCTTCTGCAATTGATTGGCCGTCATCATTCCTCCGTATCCTGCTCCAAGAATAACTACATGCGGTTTTCTGGCCATTTCTCCCACATCCTTTTATTATAATCACTGTGTGATCATTTTCACATATATACGTAAAAATAACATCTATAAATATTCATTATTTCTACATATAATTATAACCCTTTTTCTAAATGTATTTCAAGGGAATCAATATAGGAGCTTTTTGCGCTGTAGCATCTTTTGAGGTTAGGGATAAAAAAATAGAGCGGATGTTCCCCCGCAAAGTGAATGCTCTTAGCTCAAATTGAGCGAGACATACACAAAATTCCGATATGGATGTGTTTATCCCCTCCCAAAAGACATACGTCTCCTGTTGTCCACAAGGGGGATTTTTAAAAATCATGTTGTCTACATGTTTGCGGCCTAGGAAACAAGGCTCCGCATTTTTTCGGGTTGGCCTTCTTTCACTCGCCCCAAGGCTATCGCAAGCATGATGCCAAGGGCAAGCCCTGTTTTGTTCCCCATCTTTTTCAACCCGCGTGTCGTATGCTGTTCGAAACCGAAAGACACATCCAGACGGCTGTTCACGCGTTCCACAGAGGTTCGTTTTGCGTAGGCGTCCACCCAAGCATAACTCGTGCGGTCAATAGGGGTGAAGACACGACGATCTTCGTCGAGAGGGATGCGTAATCCCTTGGCGACCGGGCAATCGGCGGCCCCTTCACAGGTGATGCCGTATTGCTTGGCCGGGCAACGCTTTTTCAATGTTTCTCGATCCTTTTCAAACCCTCCATTGGTCATTTCTCGTCGGATTCCGGTGGTCGGACAATAGCAATAAACGGTGCCTTTAAAATCATGCGTCACATTTTCCTTATCCATCAGTTGGCGGGTTTCTTCCCCGTCTTTCCACATGTTCCGGATGTCAATGACCGGTTTGATCGTGTGGTCATCGAACAGTCGCTCCATAAGTTTTGTGTCGTCATAGCCACGATCACCGGCAAGGGTGTCTGCCTGCTCCAAGATCCAAGGACGTTCTTTTTCGAGCTCATCGACTAGATCATGACCGGCGTTAATATCCGGCTCCGACGCTTTCGTCACCGAATAAGCCACAGGGAGTTCATACACGGCATCAACGATCAGATGAATGTTGTACCCAAACCATTTCACGACCTTATTCCAAATCGCCCCATCTTCCTTTCGCCCCTTATACGCTTTTTTTCCAAAATCGGCATCGGTATCTCGACGGCCGTCTGGTTCGTCGTTTTTGGCATATCGGTTCGCAAACGATGATACCCCTTTCCCATCGATGGCCAGGGATCTCCCGAAATCCGGGACCAACTCATAGAGTTGTTCAACCAGCGTGTCAAAGATATGCTCGATCGCTTCTTCATGCTTTAAAAGCTTTTTCATAAACCGAGAATATGTGGATGCTGGCGGCACTTTCCCATCCTTGAGGCCGCACAAGTTTCGCAGTTGACCATTGCGGCTCAACTCCCGCCGTAGGGATTCCATCGATCCGTGTTCAAACACTACACCGGCAAGTATCGTGTTCCAAACGGCCCGAACAGGATAATCATCCCGCCCTTTGAAGCGCTTCTCTTCCAGCGTTTCCATGAGTGTCTCATCGGGCAAATAATCCAATACTAATCGTAAACGTTCTAAATCACCAAGATCTTCAATATCCGTCCACGAAAATAAATTCATTTGTGGTATAATAGCCATGCAGGTGAAACCTCCTCAGTGTTTGGTTGTTTTTGTCTATAACCATTTTAACGCACTGATGGCGCGGTTTTCACCTGTTTTTTGTATTTTGGGGTCGATATTTCCAAATCGGTAATTACAAGCTCCGCTAAGCCCCGTGAATCCGTTGGGTTTTGGGGGAAAATCTCTTTTTGCGTCCTATTCATCCCTTTCATGGCAAGTGTTTTGGGACAGCGCAATTAGCTCTATAGGATAAATTTATCCAAAAAGGCTTTGATATACAGCACCTTCAAATTCCAAAAATCATTCTCCCTTCATCTATGCCAACCAAATGGACGAACGAGCAATTCACTTTTCTTCTCTTCATCAATAGTGTTATAATATTTCTGCTATATAAAAGTGAAACTTCCATCAGAAACAACCTGATGGTTAATGGATATACCGTACGCTGCGTGACAATACGAGATCATATATTTGGTGTGGAGGTGTAGATTCGTGGAGGATACTTCCATTGATCTTTACGATATAACAATTATTGGAGGCGGACCTGCAGGATTGTTTACTGCTTTTTACGGCGGCATGCGCCAGGCAAAAGTGAAAATCATTGAAAGCATGCCGCAGTTGGGCGGACAACTCTCAGCGCTTTACCCTGAAAAATACATTTATGATGTGGCCGGTTACCCAAAGGTACGCGCACAGGAACTTGTTGATAATTTGGTCGAACAAATGAACATGTTTGATCCAGCCGTCGTGCTCGATCAATCTGTAGAAACCGTCCAGAAGCTGAACGATGAAACATTTCGCATCGAGACCAACGAAGACGTTCATTATTCGCGCACGGTCATCATTGCCGCCGGCGTGGGTGCTTTCCAGCCGCGAAAATTGAAAATCGAAGAAGCAGCCCAATATGAAGGGGGAAACCTTCATTACTTCGTTGACAATCTCGGCGCTTTCAAGAATAAAGATGTCCTTATCTGCGGAGGCGGGGACTCTGCCGTCGATTGGACGCTCATGCTTGCCAACAACGCAAATGTAACCCTTACACACCGAAGGGACAAATTCCGCGCGCATGAACATAGCATTGCCGAATTACAATCAGCGCCCGTCAGAATGCACACCCCCTTTGAAGTAAGCGAACTCCGGGGAGATGGCGAAAACATTAAACAAGTCGTCCTTCAAGAGGTAAAAGGAAGCGACGAAAAAGTAGTCGATGTGGACAACGTCATCGTAAACTATGGGTTCATTTCCTCTCTCGGCCCCATCAAAACGTGGGGGCTCGAGACGACGAAGAACTCGATTCTCGTAAATTCCCGGATGGAGACGAACATTAAAGGCATTTATGCCGCGGGAGACATTACCTCTTATGATGGAAAAGTGAAACTGATTGCCACCGGCTTCGGAGAAGCGCCGATGGCCGTAAGCAACGCTAAGGCCTATATGGACCCTACAGCTCGCCTTCAACCCGGCCACAGCACGCATATGTTCTAGAGGTTAGAGTTGGGAAGTTAGAGGTTAGAGTACTTCCTACGCAAAAAAGTCCGTATGAGGAAACGACTCCCCATACGGACTTTTTTCGTTTAGCAATTTTCCGGTGTGCCTACATTTTCTTTCGTCCGGAATGATGCGCCGCAGCCGCAATTTAAAATCGCATTCGGATTATCCAGCGTAAATCCGCCGCCCATCATATTTTCTTTATAATCAATTACGAGGCCGTGAACGACCGGCTTACTTTCTTTATCGATGAGCACGCCCAAGCCCGATTTATCGAACAGCGCATCATCCTCATTCTTTTCTGCATCAAATCCCAGTCCATACGAAAGGCCGCTGCAACCACCGCCTTTGACTCCAACCCTCAGCATCAAAGAAGGGTCGCCTTCCTCTTCCTTCATGCCGTTAATTTTCGACATTGCCGCATCGGTGATTTCAATCATTGGCTCCTTACCTCCTTCGGATGAATGTCCATGATCTAACATGGGGCATATATCCCCTTATGGATCCTATGACTTTATCATATCATACAATCGCCAAAGGTTAAAAAACACCGAACTCGTTCATGAATATCATTATTTTTTTGCTATGTCCTCTTATCCACATTTGGAGGTGTATCGTGTCGTTTGCAATTCTGTGTGCACGCGATCAACTTCACGGCTGTAATACAATACAAGAGGGTGTTGCATCCCATGTTCTTTTGCCGCTTCCACCATTTGCTTCCGTAAAGTCTCTAAATCGTCTTCCATTTGGTTTGTTGCCACGGCGGACTTCATCGATTAATCCCCTTCCCTGCTATCTTTTATGCTTTGCGTGTATTATGCTCTCTATTTCCTGATAATACCTTAAGATAAACAACAAAGGCAAGTCCTAATTTTGTCGACAAAAATCGCGATCGCACCGATTGCTTTTCTTTGTCCTTTCTCGGATGTATAATAGAATCCAGATAACATGAATTCAAATCAGTGTTTATACATTCACCCAAAGAAGATTTATCCGAGGAGGAATAAAATGGGTACACTAATGCAAGACACAGACCTTCAGGCAATCCGCGAAAAAGTATTACATGGCGAACGCCTTACCATTGAAGATGGCTTGACATTATACCATTCTGCCGATCTGCTCACCGTTGCCCAGCTGGCAAATGAAGTCAACGAGCGAAAAAACGGAGATAACGTTTATTTTATAGAAAACATGTACATTAACCCAACCAACGTATGCGAAGCAAACTGTGCATTCTGCGGGTTTAAGCGAAAGCCCGGCGAAGAAGGCGCGTATACGATGCATGAAGAAGAAATGCTTCAATATGTAAGTGCTCGTTGGAATGACAACATTCGTGAATTCCACATTGTCGGCGGACATAACACCGACGTGCCGTTTGATTATTACTTAAACACCATTCGAGCCTTGAAAAAGAACTACCCGCAAGCAACCGTCAAAGCCTACACTGCAGCGGAAATCGAGTTCTTCGCCCGCCATGCCGGCCTTTCCATGCGGGAGGTCCTGGAGCAGTTGATCGATGCCGGGCTTGATACCCTCCCGGGCGGAGGCGCGGAAATCCTTACCGAGCGCTACCGTGCAAAGATGAGCCCGGAAAAAGCAAGCACCGACGAATGGCTGGAAGCCCATGAAATCGCCCACGACTTGGGATTGAAAACACATGCCACCATGCTCTACGGGTCCATCGATACGTATGAGGAGCGTCTCATTCATATGGACCGCGTCCGCCAGCTGCAAGATCAAACCAATGGCTTTATGGTTTTCATCCCGCTAGCCATGCAACCGCGTAAAAAGAAAGCGGGCCTCGAACGGCGCACATCATCGTTTGATGATATGCGCACGATTGCAATCGCCAGGCTCATGCTTGATAACTTTCAGCACATTAAAGCCTATTGGATCAACATTGGACCACAGCTGACACAAATGGCACTCACATTTGGATCCAGCGACATTCACGGCACGCTGATTGAAGAACGAATTTCCCATTCGGTCGGCGCACTAACGTCTCAAGGAATCACGAGAAAAGAGCTCATCCACTTAATTAAAGGCGCAAATAAAACGCCGGTTGAAAGAGACACCTTCTACAACATTGTAAAAACGTATTAAATCGATCACGACTCCCGGCGCTAGTTTAGCGCCGGTTTTTTTACGCGGCGTTCATTCTTTGAGCTAATTGCGCTGTCCCAAAACACTTGCCATGAAAGGGATGAATAGGACGCAAAAAGAGATTTTCCCCCAAAACCCAACGGATTCACGGGGCTTAGCGGAGCTTGTAATTACCGATTTGGAAATATCGACCCCAAAATACAAAAAACAGGTGAAAACCGCGCCATCAGTGCGTTAAAATGGTTATAGACAAAAACAACCAAACACTGAGGAGGTTTCACCTGCATGGCTATTATACCACAAATGAATTTATTTTCGTGGACGGATATTGAAGATCTTGGTGATTTAGAACGTTTACGATTAGTATTGGATTATTTGCCCGATGAGACACTCATGGAAACGCTGGAAGAGAAGCGCTTCAAAGGGCGGGATGATTATCCTGTTCGGGCCGTTTGGAACACGATACTTGCCGGTGTAGTGTTTGAACACGGATCGATGGAATCCCTACGGCGGGAGTTGAGCCGCAATGGTCAACTGCGAAACTTGTGCGGCCTCAAGGATGGGAAAGTGCCGCCAGCATCCACATATTCTCGGTTTATGAAAAAGCTTTTAAAGCATGAAGAAGCGATCGAGCATATCTTTGACACGCTGGTTGAACAACTCTATGAGTTGGTCCCGGATTTCGGGAGATCCCTGGCCATCGATGGGAAAGGGGTATCATCGTTTGCGAACCGATATGCCAAAAACGACGAACCAGACGGCCGTCGAGATACCGATGCCGATTTTGGAAAAAAAGCGTATAAGGGGCGAAAGGAAGATGGGGCGATTTGGAATAAGGTCGTGAAATGGTTTGGGTACAACATTCATCTGATCGTTGATGCCGTGTATGAACTCCCTGTGGCTTATTCGGTGACGAAAGCGTCGGAGCCGGATATTAACGCCGGTCATGATCTAGTCGATGAGCTCGAAAAAGAACGTCCTTGGATCTTGGAGCAGGCAGACACCCTTGCCGGTGATCGTGGCTATGACGACACAAAACTTATGGAGCGACTGTTCGATGACCACACGATCAAACCGGTCATTGACATCCGGAACATGTGGAAAGACGGGGAAGAAACCCGCCAACTGATGGATAAGGAAAATGTGACGCATGATTTTAAAGGCACCGTTTATTGCTATTGTCCGACCACCGGAATCCGACGAGAAATGACCAATGGAGGGTTTGAAAAGGATCGAGAAACATTGAAAAAGCGTTGCCCGGCCAAGCAATACGGCATCACCTGTGAAGGGGCCGCCGATTGCCCGGTCGCCAAGGGATTACGCATCCCTCTCGACGAAGATCGTCGTGTCTTCACCCCTATTGACCGCACGAGTTATGCTTGGGTGGACGCCTACGCAAAACGAACCTCTGTGGAACGCGTGAACAGCCGTCTGGATGTGTCTTTCGGTTTCGAACAGCATACGACACGCGGGTTGAAAAAGATGGGGAACAAAACAGGGCTTGCCCTTGGCATCATGCTTGCGATAGCCTTGGGGCGAGTGAAAGAAGGCCAACCCGAAAAAATGCGGAGCCTTGTTTCCTAGGCCGCAAACATGTAGACAACATGATTTTTAAAAATCCCCCTTGTGGACAACAGGAGACGTATGTCTTTTGGGAGGGGATAAACACATCCATATCGGAATTTTGTGTATGTCTCGCTCAATTTGAGCTAAGAGCATTCACTTTGCGGGGGAACATCCGCTCTATTTTTTTATCCCTAACCTCAAAAGATGCTACAGCGCAAAAAGCTCTCTTTTTCTAAAGAGTGTAAGGAAGCCAAAAACGTGTTATGATGAAAGGTAGACTGTTTAATTGTAAACTTCGGTCCCATAAGGGGCGTCATCATAATAGAAAGGGTCGATATCATTTGATTAGTTGCGAAAACATCGGTTTACGTTACGGCGACAAAAAGCTTTTTGATGAAGTAAATATTCAGTTCAATCCGGGAAACTGCTATGGTTTGATCGGCGCAAACGGTGCCGGAAAATCGACATTCCTGAAAATTCTTTCCGGTGAGCTTGAAGCGCAAACAGGGGAAATCCACATTGGAAAAAATCAACGTATGGCCGTCTTGAAACAAGACCATTATGCGTACGAAGGATTTGAAGTGCTTGAAACAGTTATCATGGGGCATACGCGCCTGTATGAAGTGATGAAGGAAAAGGACGCCATTTATATGAAACCGGACTTCTCCGATGAGGACGGCATGCGTGCGGCCGAACTCGAAGGGGAATTCGCAGAATTAAACGGCTATGATGCCGACAACGAAGCGGCCTCCCTCCTCAATGGACTCGGCATCACAACCGACCTGCATCACAAACAGATGTCCGAACTCGCCGGTTCCGAGAAAGTGAAAGTGCTGCTTGCGCAAGCACTGTTCGGCAACCCCGACATTTTGCTTCTCGATGAGCCGACAAACGACCTGGACATCAAAGCTATTCAATGGCTGCAAGAATTCCTGATTAATTTTGAAAACACGGTTATTGTCGTTTCCCACGACCGCCATTTCTTAAATAGTGTCTGCACGCATATCGCGGACATTGATTACGGCAAAATCGAACTGTTTGTCGGAAACTATGATTTTTGGCATGAATCCAGCCAACTGGCCCGGCAAATGGCAAAAGAACAAAACAAGAAAAAAGAAGAAAAAGTGAAAGAGTTAAAAGCATTTATCGAACGGTTCAGTGCCAACAAGTCCAAATCCAAACAGGCCACATCAAGAAAGAAGACATTGGAAAAAATCGAACTGGACGACATCAAACCCTCTTCCCGACGCACGCCGTATATTAATTTTAAGCCGGATAGAGAAATAGGCAATGATTTGCTTACCGTCGAAGGGCTTTCAAAAACCATCGATGGGAATAAAGTGTTGGATAACGTCAGCTTCAGGCTTGAACCAGGAGAAAAAGTTGCATTTGTCGGCGACCAGGAAGTAGCAAAAACAACGCTATTCCAAATTCTTGCCGGAGAACTTGAACCGGATGAAGGCTATTATAAATGGGGCGTTACAACAAGCCAAGCATATTTTCCAAAAGACAATACAGCGTATTTTGAAGGGACGAACAAAAACCTTGTTGATTGGCTCCGCCAATATTCCGATGATGAAAATGAAACGTATATTCGCAGCTTCTTAGGGCGAATGCTATTCAGCGGAGAAGAAGCATTGAAAAAAGCATCTGTCCTTTCCGGAGGCGAAAAAGTTCGTTGCATGCTTTCAAAATTGATGCTTAGCGGTGCTAACGTATTAATTTTGGATGAACCGACCAACCATTTGGACCTTGAATCCATTACCGCTTTGAACAATGCTTTGATTGAATTTGACGGTTCCGTGCTCTTCTCCTCCCATGACCATCAATTTATCGAAACGATTGCGAATCGCATTATCGAGTTCACGCCAGAGAAGGTCATGGACAAAAAGCAAACGTATGAAGATTATTTGGCCGATATGAATTTAATCAATCAATGAATGAATACAAAACCCGGGGCATAAATAGAGCTCCGGGTCTTTCATGTTGGATAAACTCCTGTACATTTAGGCACCCTAAACCCAAAACTTTTGTTGATGTTTCTAAAAGTGAGGGTTCGTTAATGATGAAAATAAAGGCAATCATCAGTATCTGTTTTCTGATCAGCCTGCTGGCAATGCCAACATTGGTTCAGAGCGCCGAGGAGCAGTCCCCCTCGATTCAAAAACCGAAACCGTTTGTGGAAGATACCTTCTTGGAGGACAAGCATGGTCTTATTCTGTCGCTCAAGGCTGTCCAGGAATGGACCCATCAATTTCTCGATGTTGAAGAAGGCGAAGTAGACACGGAAACCGGCGCCCATATTGTAGAAGAGCTCCAATATTATTTTACCGAAGAAATGGCATTAAACATTTACAATCAATTTCATCGTCCGCATTTAGCGGAATACGAGGAAATTGATGACTATATAGAGGTTGATTCCCTAGTGCACCGGGATGTTGAGCAATTAAAGATTGATCATAACGACGATCAAATGATCGTCCACATGCAAACATCTTCTGTAGAGGATGGTGCCGGAAACCGGGCCCACTTCGATGAGACGTTTACCTTTTCCTATGATGAAGATCGGGAGGTTTACGTCATTGCAGGGATGGAGTCTGAGCAAACATTGTGACGCATATTGGACGCAGCCCGGGCATAGGCTCCCTAATTCTCCGTCACTGTTTCCGTGATGTGCACATCCCTTTTAGCCATCGCTTCGATATAGCTAGCCCCGGGTACGATTTGCTCTGGGGGAAAAACACCCCGTTTTTGGATTTCTCCGGAAGCGGCCATTTGCGCAACTACGGAGATTGTATTGGCTGTCGCCCTTGCCATCGCTGTAACACCACTTTCCCGGTCTTTCAACGTAATCATTTCATAGGTATAGGCTGAGGATTTTCCTGCACGCAATCCTTCGACCAGTACGCGCAAGAGAACAGCATCGTCTTTTTCTTTTAAATCAACGATAGGATCCAGCGTTTTTAAAAGAACGGTCCTGGGGTTAATGTTTTGTCCATTCACATCGACGGAATAATTCTTGTCCGTTAAATTCAAATCCACGAGAAGTTTAAACTTTTCAGCATGGCCGGGATAGCGAATGGTTTTATATTCTAACGTATCTAAATTCGGAAAAGAGCGGCTTAACGTTGATGTTCCACCTGAAGTATGAAAAGCTTCCAACGGGCCAAAGCGATCAAAATATATCTTCTCAATTTCAGTTAGGGAAGAGATGCGCTGTTTGTTCCCGTTACGAATAATGGAGGCAGGGTCCGTGTAATGATCAAGCAACCCTTCCATGGAAAACACATGATTATATTCCAAAGGAGGTTCCGGCCGCACGGGAATGCCGCCTACATATAACTTAATCGCTTGTCCGCGGTCGAGTTTTTCCATCCCATACCCCGATAAAATATTGATCATGCCAGGGGCTACTCCAAGGTCGGGAATAATCGTCACGCCTCTTTGCCGGGCATTTTTATCCTTCATTAACACTTGATCCGTCACATTTCCAATGTGCCCTCCCAAGTCCACACAATGGACGCCCGCTTCAATAGCAGCTTCCACAACAATTGTATTAAATGAATAAAAGAGGGCATTAATCACCACATCATAGCAGGCCATGAACGTGGATAATTCCGTTGGATCACTTGCATCCACACGGTATCCGTTCAACATTTGCACATTTAGTTGACGACATACGAACTCCACGCGGTTGAGATCAATATCGGCAAGCGCTACCGCTTCCACACCGGAACTGTTCACAAGGTCTCTTGCCACTTCTTTTCCCATTAAACCAGCACCGAGAACTGCAATCTTCAATCGATGTGACCTCCTTTGCCATACAGATTACGGCAGCCTCAATACTTTTATGTTATGACATGGATGCCTTACGCATGTCATCGATGGTTTTCCGATAAGCAACATAAGGTTCTTCTTCGCATTTCACATCAATGACGGTTGTTTTCCCGAATTGCAACGCATCCTCTAAAGCGGCTCGGAAATCTTCCCCGGTTTCAACATTATATCCGTTGGCCCCCATGGCCTCTGCCATCTTTGCAAAATCTACACTTCCGAGGTCGGTGCCAATGACTTTCTCCGGATAATGCATTTCTTGATGCATACGGATCGTTCCATACATCTGATTATTAAATACGATACAAATAACCGGGATATCTTCTCTAATGGAGGTTTCAATTTCCTGCATTGTCATCATAAATCCCCCGTCCCCGCATAAAGCAACGACTGGTTTTTCCTGAGCGAACATCTTCGCCCCCACCGCCGCCGGCAACCCATATCCCATAGCTCCATTTGCCGGTCCAATAAAGGAGTTGGGGCGTTTCAAACGAAAAAGCCCGTTCACCCATGTGGCGTAATTCCCGGCATCATTCGTCAAAACCGCTTCATCGGGCAAACGGTTATAGAGTGTTTCGACAACAGAGGTGTAGATGGAATCATCCCCGGGTTTTTCGACGATACGGTCAAAAGATTGCTTACATGTCTGTAGCCAATTTTCCCACGTTTGCTGGAATGGAAGTTCCGTAAACGTTTCCAAAGCCATTTTCAAGTCGGCGACGATACCAAGATCGGGGGCATATACCATTCCGATCGTATTAGGGTCAACATCAACATGGATAAGTGACTGCTCCCACCCAAGGAGCGTATAGTTTTGGGAGGTCGCTTCCGATAGACGTGTCCCCAGCGCAATCACGAGGTCCGCTTCCTGAAAATGTTTAACCAGTGAACGCGCGGCTCCTAATCCCATGTTCCCCACATAGTTCGGATGGTGGTTATCAATAAGGTCTTGCCTGCGAAAACCTGCAATGACAGGAATCGAATATTTTTCTGCGAAGAGGCGTAAAGCTTCTTCGGCACCGGACAATTGAACGCCTCCTCCCGCTATGATGATCGGTTGTTTTGATTGTTGCAACAATTCTTGGAATTTATCGGCTTCTTCGCGGGAAGGTGCCGGTTTGGGTTTATGTGCAGAAGGGCCAAAGGTCATTAACGCTTCATCTTTCAGCATATCTTCCGGCAAAGAAACAAGCACAGGGCCCGGACGACCGGTTCGCGCGACCCGAAAAGCTTTTTGCACCAACTCCGGCACCCGCCGCGCATCCGTGATTTCTGTCGTCCACTTCGCCATCGCTTGAAAGCTGCGGTCAAAATCCACTTCTTGAAAGCCTTCTCTTCCCAGGACTTCTCTTTGTACCTGTCCCAGAAAAACGACAAGCGGCGTAGAGTCTTGATAAGCCGTATGTATAGCGATAGAAGCGTTTGCTGCTCCAACCCCCGGGTGGCCATAACAACGCCCGGTTTGCCGCTTGCTTTTGCATATCCTTCTCCCATAAAACCGGCACCGCCTTCATGGCGGTTTGCTATGAGCTGGATGGAGGTTTGCTGCTCCAAGGCATCCAAAACAGCAAGAAAGCTTTCTCCGGGGACGTTAAAAACGCGCTCCACCCCTTCAATTTGCATACATTCA harbors:
- a CDS encoding aspartyl-phosphate phosphatase Spo0E family protein, which gives rise to MKSAVATNQMEDDLETLRKQMVEAAKEHGMQHPLVLYYSREVDRVHTELQTTRYTSKCG
- the mqnE gene encoding aminofutalosine synthase MqnE; its protein translation is MGTLMQDTDLQAIREKVLHGERLTIEDGLTLYHSADLLTVAQLANEVNERKNGDNVYFIENMYINPTNVCEANCAFCGFKRKPGEEGAYTMHEEEMLQYVSARWNDNIREFHIVGGHNTDVPFDYYLNTIRALKKNYPQATVKAYTAAEIEFFARHAGLSMREVLEQLIDAGLDTLPGGGAEILTERYRAKMSPEKASTDEWLEAHEIAHDLGLKTHATMLYGSIDTYEERLIHMDRVRQLQDQTNGFMVFIPLAMQPRKKKAGLERRTSSFDDMRTIAIARLMLDNFQHIKAYWINIGPQLTQMALTFGSSDIHGTLIEERISHSVGALTSQGITRKELIHLIKGANKTPVERDTFYNIVKTY
- a CDS encoding transposase; amino-acid sequence: MAIIPQMNLFSWTDIEDLGDLERLRLVLDYLPDETLMETLEEKRFKGRDDYPVRAVWNTILAGVVFEHGSMESLRRELSRNGQLRNLCGLKDGKVPPASTYSRFMKKLLKHEEAIEHIFDTLVEQLYELVPDFGRSLAIDGKGVSSFANRYAKNDEPDGRRDTDADFGKKAYKGRKEDGAIWNKVVKWFGYNIHLIVDAVYELPVAYSVTKASEPDINAGHDLVDELEKERPWILEQADTLAGDRGYDDTKLMERLFDDHTIKPVIDIRNMWKDGEETRQLMDKENVTHDFKGTVYCYCPTTGIRREMTNGGFEKDRETLKKRCPAKQYGITCEGAADCPVAKGLRIPLDEDRRVFTPIDRTSYAWVDAYAKRTSVERVNSRLDVSFGFEQHTTRGLKKMGNKTGLALGIMLAIALGRVKEGQPEKMRSLVS
- a CDS encoding HesB/IscA family protein, yielding MIEITDAAMSKINGMKEEEGDPSLMLRVGVKGGGCSGLSYGLGFDAEKNEDDALFDKSGLGVLIDKESKPVVHGLVIDYKENMMGGGFTLDNPNAILNCGCGASFRTKENVGTPENC
- a CDS encoding ABC-F family ATP-binding cassette domain-containing protein, coding for MISCENIGLRYGDKKLFDEVNIQFNPGNCYGLIGANGAGKSTFLKILSGELEAQTGEIHIGKNQRMAVLKQDHYAYEGFEVLETVIMGHTRLYEVMKEKDAIYMKPDFSDEDGMRAAELEGEFAELNGYDADNEAASLLNGLGITTDLHHKQMSELAGSEKVKVLLAQALFGNPDILLLDEPTNDLDIKAIQWLQEFLINFENTVIVVSHDRHFLNSVCTHIADIDYGKIELFVGNYDFWHESSQLARQMAKEQNKKKEEKVKELKAFIERFSANKSKSKQATSRKKTLEKIELDDIKPSSRRTPYINFKPDREIGNDLLTVEGLSKTIDGNKVLDNVSFRLEPGEKVAFVGDQEVAKTTLFQILAGELEPDEGYYKWGVTTSQAYFPKDNTAYFEGTNKNLVDWLRQYSDDENETYIRSFLGRMLFSGEEALKKASVLSGGEKVRCMLSKLMLSGANVLILDEPTNHLDLESITALNNALIEFDGSVLFSSHDHQFIETIANRIIEFTPEKVMDKKQTYEDYLADMNLINQ
- a CDS encoding saccharopine dehydrogenase family protein, giving the protein MKIAVLGAGLMGKEVARDLVNSSGVEAVALADIDLNRVEFVCRQLNVQMLNGYRVDASDPTELSTFMACYDVVINALFYSFNTIVVEAAIEAGVHCVDLGGHIGNVTDQVLMKDKNARQRGVTIIPDLGVAPGMINILSGYGMEKLDRGQAIKLYVGGIPVRPEPPLEYNHVFSMEGLLDHYTDPASIIRNGNKQRISSLTEIEKIYFDRFGPLEAFHTSGGTSTLSRSFPNLDTLEYKTIRYPGHAEKFKLLVDLNLTDKNYSVDVNGQNINPRTVLLKTLDPIVDLKEKDDAVLLRVLVEGLRAGKSSAYTYEMITLKDRESGVTAMARATANTISVVAQMAASGEIQKRGVFPPEQIVPGASYIEAMAKRDVHITETVTEN
- a CDS encoding NAD(P)/FAD-dependent oxidoreductase, with amino-acid sequence MEDTSIDLYDITIIGGGPAGLFTAFYGGMRQAKVKIIESMPQLGGQLSALYPEKYIYDVAGYPKVRAQELVDNLVEQMNMFDPAVVLDQSVETVQKLNDETFRIETNEDVHYSRTVIIAAGVGAFQPRKLKIEEAAQYEGGNLHYFVDNLGAFKNKDVLICGGGDSAVDWTLMLANNANVTLTHRRDKFRAHEHSIAELQSAPVRMHTPFEVSELRGDGENIKQVVLQEVKGSDEKVVDVDNVIVNYGFISSLGPIKTWGLETTKNSILVNSRMETNIKGIYAAGDITSYDGKVKLIATGFGEAPMAVSNAKAYMDPTARLQPGHSTHMF